Proteins from a single region of Mycoplasmopsis edwardii:
- a CDS encoding FMN-dependent NADH-azoreductase yields the protein MKKILFLDGSLNNSEISYTTATMNYLETLFDKKEYQVERVNLNNSKFAEYSLSAKTSATYWQDIESDKWIDKLKETDLLVISMSMVNYGPTAVVKNFIDGVAVANKTFSYKYSTTQDAVGFLTNLNVLVIGSQGANFGTYPWGDHIKWLKGTFNFLGAKSTQSFDILGTKVSEISKQTAQEFVESKQKELNLLVENIKKSL from the coding sequence ATGAAAAAAATACTATTTTTAGATGGTTCATTAAATAATTCAGAAATTTCATACACAACAGCAACAATGAATTATTTAGAAACTTTATTTGATAAAAAAGAATATCAAGTTGAAAGAGTTAACTTAAACAACTCTAAATTTGCAGAATACAGCTTAAGTGCAAAAACATCAGCAACATACTGACAAGATATTGAAAGTGATAAATGAATCGATAAACTTAAAGAAACAGATTTATTAGTTATTTCTATGTCAATGGTTAACTATGGACCTACAGCAGTTGTTAAAAACTTTATCGATGGTGTAGCAGTTGCTAACAAAACATTCTCATACAAATACTCAACAACACAAGACGCAGTTGGTTTCTTAACAAACTTAAACGTTTTGGTTATTGGTTCACAAGGCGCTAACTTTGGTACATACCCATGAGGTGACCACATCAAATGATTAAAAGGAACATTCAACTTCTTAGGAGCTAAATCAACACAAAGCTTTGATATCTTAGGAACAAAAGTTTCAGAAATCTCAAAACAAACAGCGCAAGAATTTGTTGAATCAAAACAAAAAGAATTAAATTTATTAGTTGAAAATATTAAAAAATCATTATAA
- the rpmG gene encoding 50S ribosomal protein L33: protein MKQTNKVALSCEECRRKNYYTNKSLGNAKRLVVKKFCIHCGIHTTHKEEV from the coding sequence ATGAAACAAACCAATAAAGTAGCTTTATCTTGCGAAGAATGTCGTAGAAAAAATTATTATACAAATAAAAGTTTAGGAAATGCAAAACGTTTAGTTGTTAAAAAGTTTTGCATTCACTGCGGAATTCATACAACACACAAAGAAGAGGTTTAG
- the secE gene encoding preprotein translocase subunit SecE, translated as MENKESLLTSQTNKKEKPKRVKKYWLRKVVKEIKRVRWPDFKTNKKNFIITIIFAILFTIFVSLITYGLTQLWSTLGLS; from the coding sequence ATGGAAAATAAAGAAAGCCTTTTAACTAGCCAAACAAATAAAAAAGAAAAACCAAAAAGAGTTAAAAAATATTGATTAAGAAAAGTAGTTAAAGAAATCAAAAGAGTTCGTTGACCTGATTTCAAAACAAACAAAAAGAACTTTATTATAACTATAATCTTTGCAATTTTATTTACTATTTTTGTTTCATTAATAACATATGGACTTACACAATTATGAAGTACATTAGGTTTAAGCTAA
- the nusG gene encoding transcription termination/antitermination protein NusG, with the protein MTQIKWYMISTIRGKEDQVLESLNNRIQAEGLIHDFDLNANNGSAFKIFKKPTLSQKEFQKKNEGLDYKVKYVNLYPGYIFAKMHMSDEAWFLVRNTQYVTGLIGSSGKGAKPTPLSNLEIKKMMQQEAEFQRAFDVGENVFGYTVGDFVEIIDGIYIGKDGEILSINSKENTVTLKSESYGKQVEIIISMEMIRKVEK; encoded by the coding sequence ATGACACAAATTAAATGATATATGATTTCAACAATTAGAGGTAAAGAAGACCAAGTTTTAGAATCATTAAACAACCGTATTCAAGCTGAAGGATTGATTCATGACTTTGACTTAAACGCTAATAATGGATCAGCTTTTAAAATATTTAAAAAACCTACTTTATCTCAAAAAGAATTCCAAAAGAAAAATGAAGGTTTAGATTACAAAGTTAAATATGTTAACTTATATCCAGGATACATCTTTGCAAAAATGCATATGTCTGATGAAGCTTGATTCTTAGTACGTAACACTCAATATGTTACAGGACTTATTGGATCATCAGGAAAAGGAGCAAAACCTACCCCATTAAGTAATTTAGAAATCAAAAAAATGATGCAACAAGAAGCAGAATTCCAACGTGCATTTGATGTTGGAGAAAATGTTTTTGGTTACACAGTTGGTGACTTTGTAGAAATTATTGATGGGATCTACATCGGTAAAGATGGAGAAATTCTTTCAATTAACTCAAAAGAAAACACAGTTACACTCAAAAGTGAAAGCTACGGAAAACAAGTTGAAATTATCATTTCAATGGAAATGATTAGAAAAGTTGAAAAATAA
- the rsmD gene encoding 16S rRNA (guanine(966)-N(2))-methyltransferase RsmD — protein MLRIISGKYRNLKIEEPNLKITRPTTDKVREAIFSSLQFKIVDKKVLDLFAGSGALSIEAISRGTSSATAIEKNREVFNVLSKNVAYINDSNLKILNNDALVFLEKTSEQFDFIFIDAPYHEYELVNKTLKTIAEKDLLIENGEIIIETNSVKSIIIPSGLRTFKAKRYGRIDVLYICKDE, from the coding sequence ATGTTAAGAATAATTAGTGGAAAATATCGCAATCTTAAAATTGAAGAACCTAATTTAAAAATCACAAGACCAACAACAGATAAAGTTCGTGAAGCTATTTTCTCTTCATTACAATTTAAAATCGTAGACAAAAAAGTTTTAGACCTTTTTGCAGGATCAGGAGCTTTATCAATAGAAGCAATAAGCAGGGGAACATCATCAGCAACTGCAATTGAAAAAAATCGCGAAGTATTTAATGTGCTTTCCAAAAATGTTGCATATATTAACGATTCAAATTTAAAAATCCTAAATAATGATGCTTTAGTATTTTTAGAAAAAACTTCAGAGCAATTTGATTTTATTTTTATTGATGCACCATATCATGAATATGAACTAGTAAATAAAACCTTAAAAACAATTGCTGAAAAAGACTTATTAATTGAAAATGGTGAAATTATAATAGAAACAAATAGTGTAAAAAGTATTATTATACCTTCTGGTTTAAGAACATTTAAAGCAAAAAGATACGGAAGAATAGATGTTTTATACATCTGCAAAGATGAGTAA